The genomic DNA ccgactgccagacgactgctcttaccaccggAGCCAATTTCGCCCCTAAAGACCGGACAGCATTTGTACCAATAGGAAGTGACATAGAGGACAAAGGGCAGCTTCAGTGGCCAGAGCTGATAATGTTTCACGAGCAAAGTGAAACGTGTCAAAGATGATGTCAGCATTGAATTCCAAGGGAATGTCGTCACCAGCAAATGGCACATATAGtcagtttctttaaaaaaaaaaggtggtgGTCTAACGGCCTATTATGACTACAGTATATGTAACCCATTTCCACAAAGGCCTGGCCTGGTTACACTGGTAATTCGGATGAGATAGACTGATGATTTTGAAATATCCAACAACCTGTACTCTAGTCACGTAACCTGTAAAACTGTAGTCCACCaggtaataataattaaaatggtaATGCACAATCTGGCTCTGCACAAAAGGGGTTTAATAAGAATGCGGTGAACTGAGCCAACAGTGGGTATACTGTAAGAGAGAAGCCTGGCTGCATTCCTCACCACACTGCCCCCCGTGGTGCTAGAAGCGGCTTTGCAGCTGTTGAAGTAGTAAACTTTTAAGGGACCaaccacaaacaaacatacaagtCAAACATATCTTTTCTCTTTAGAGAACTGATGGGATTGGTACTCTGTTCTGTTCCGGTGGTTAGTTTACATTTCCCTCTTGCCAGTCAACAGCAGATAATTATTTCTCTCATGTActgcttctgctgctttagTGCTATAAACAAGTGCTCTAAGAGAGTAACTGGAATTTCAACTTTCAATTTCAATTATCTTATTCATCAAatgtccacacattttttatcaatttattTCTTAGCACACCAAACATATCTGCTCAAGGGATGCACAAAATACAGGGTAGCACTAAATACACCCAGACCTTTAACAGGAGTTGTACACCTTTAACAAAAAATGCTAACCAATAAGcgattctttttttctgaagctgtcagtttgattaaataaatgtgctttcacatttcaaattGGTCGGACAATTGAGAGAAAGATTCTGGCTGCTTATTAAGTTCAGTCAGGCTAGTTCTAGCAAGCAGTCTTTGGCTATTTCAGGGGGTTAACAATgtaaacaccacagggaattgaatgctgcagAATTATAGTTATAATTAACTATAACTTAGCTGAATAATATTGTCACTGCATGGTGCAAAGGGAATACTGAGTTGCAGACTATTGTGTACTTGTGTTGTTTGAGCAAGGCGAGATAACTAATCCCAGTGATTCCTCATTATTTTCTTTAGCCTGTCTACTTTCTAGCGCTAGCAAGCAGGCTAATGAAGATCCTGTAGAGGTTGCATTAGTTTGTCATCCATGGAGCAGAAAGATGATGGTACTTCCAGACTTAGCCACCTATGCCTGAAGAAAATATGGACCCATATGTTGCATTTCCTCCACAAAATGCCCTTTCagtacacaaaaaaatattttgttccaTCAAACAGCATTCTGTGCATGATATTGGATTACATATCATAGACCAAAATTAATTTTATCCAATGTAAAATGCAGCCAAATTTTAGCCTGTAACAAACAGCACCCCACAACTTAGGTCACTTAAATTCCAGCCAAATGTACCTCAACATTAGCTCCTCTCAAAGTTACTGAGGTCTGCTTATGTCTAATGGAGCTAGCCACACATATTCATGTATGCATGCTGTGATACTGTTTGTTTAATTCATGAATGAGCCAGACTTCTGCGGTAGCCTCTGATTTTCATACAGTTATTGTCCCTCATATACTCAAGCATTTATATTTGTGTTATATTTTGCATGgtttattacatattaattatgTCAACGCTAAGATCTTGTTAATCTTTTATTTGGCCGTGCAAGATTATTTGTCATTCCAGCCAAGATCCAGAAAGCCTAACTTCAGGGACCAATAAAATGTAAGAGCAGGCAGGACATGTTGTGGCACGCtcagtgtgtctatgtgagcaCAATGTGACACGTTCTGCTATCTGTCAGCCATTGTTCTATGGATTTACAGTCCATCATCCTTTAGATAATGTCCAAACAAGGACTTCAGCTGCTGTGCTGATCAGCTATCAGGTTCTATGAACCAAGGCAGTTAACTGCatagttttaatattttttggcaGGGTGATAACTCTGAATATTTTTCTCCTTAGTGTACGATTACATGGTGCACCAAACCATCCAATGATTTAAGCCTCCATGGAAACAGGTCTGGTTCTGAGTAATAAGTAAATGTTTAGAGCAAAAGGTTGACCACAAGTATGTGCACTGTTAATGATTGAAAGTTCAAGAGCAGTGAAATGAAGCGAGGATTGGAAATTGTTGGTCTCTACTCATTTTACCGTGCTACGTTTTCACCAGTTTCggtagggggcggggggtccatCCTATGCCTTGTGCATCTCTAATGCAGAACCCTACATCGGTTCAGTCTCTAGTGTAGAACCCTACACAGGCTCAGTCTCTAGTGTAGAACCTTACACAGGCTCAGTCTCTAGTGCAGAACCCTACACAGGCTCAGTCTCTAGTGTAGAACCCTACATAAGCTCAGTCCCTAGTGTAGAACCCTACACAGGCTCAGTCTCTAGTGTAGAACCCTACACAGGCTCAGTCTCTAGTGTAGAACCCTACACAGGCTCAGTCTCTAGTGTAGAACCCTATGTGGGCTCAGTCTCTAGTGTAGAACCCAACCTAGGCTCAGTCTCCAGTGTAGACCCTTCCTGAGCTCAGTCTCCTGTACAGTATAGAACCCTAGCTGAGTTCAGCAGCCAGAACAGAATAGAATGTAATAGTTGAAGCAGAGCCAACCCTTCAGTACAAAGCAGGACCCTTTATTAGTGGACACAAGCCCAGCCTCTCTCATCAGTGAGCTTGACTGCCGTGACAGCCCTCTGCCTCTGTATGTGCACTGTGGCAGGAAGCAGGCGGAGAGCATGCCAGGTCTTAACCACAATGCCTTTGTCCCGAATTAATAACTACATCATTGAGTTAGCTCCCATGTCAATTACCGCATGCACTAATTAGCTGATGGCTTGCTCAAAAAGAACAAGACTTGCACTGATGACGCTATATTTCTTTTTGTAAACGCACCCAAGTTAGCAAGCATCGCAGCACACAATGAGATTAATACTATACTTTAAAcaactgttttaaaaatatgtcaACATTGCATTTCCCCAGGACTGGCAGCTGCCCTACTGTGCTTATTAAGCCTGAAAAGCACTACATCACTCACAGACCCTTACCCTGGCAGCTCAGCTTGCAACAGACAGAAGCTACAGCTCAATACTCAATGACCCCCCACAACACGGATCACACAGCCTTAACTCTCCCTTTCAACAATCATTATTGTCCAACatggtttgattttattttccattacattCTTCCCACCGTAATTTTAGCATCCGGTAGAGCTCTAATCAGTGCCGGTAATGCAGGTCAAAGCACTACTGCCATCTCTTACATGGCCTGTTTTTATCTTTATGTATTCTTATGTTGTTATGTAATCGTATAAAAACTCATAGCTCATGGCTTAACCCTTGATTCCCATTCATTTCCAATTCACCAAGATGATATTCACTGCTAGTTAACTCAGATTACCAACTGAACCCAACCACACCCCAAATTCCCTCAcgcccccagccccccgcccACGACGCCTGCATACCGTGCACTTGTTGGGCTTCTCTCCGGAGTGGACCCTCATGTGGATGAGGAGTTTGTAGCGGGCGTTGAAGGGTTTGTGTCTGCGTGGGCACCCCGCCCACAGGCAGGTGAAGTCCTCGCCCTTGCGCTGGTCAATGTGCAGCTTCTCGATGTGTCTGACCAGGGCCTCCTGCTGGTCGTAAGCGGCACTGCAGTCCATCCAGCGGCAacagtgccccctgctggcgtCCTCGGGCTCCCCCTCCGGCTCCTCCTCCAgcggggggcagggagggagggagtgcagGTCGGAGGCGAGCCCCGGGGGCAGCAGCAGGTCGGATGAAGGCATCTGACAGTGCTCCAGGAAGCTGTTTTGCGGCCTATGCAGGTGTTGGTGGGAGTGGTACGGTGGCGGAGGGCCCAGGGGAGGGGATGGGGTAGGGGTGGGGATCCTGGAAATGGGCAGTTCCTGCTGTCGATGCGGTAAAGCAGCGGGGAAGGCCTCGGCAGGCGTGTTCTTCTGCTCTGTAGATGACGACGGTAGAGAGCAATGCTGGTGCTGGACCATCATGTTGACCAGCTGTGCTCTGCTCTCCAGCGCCCCCCTCAGCTCCAGCCTCTGCATGCGGAGGCAGTCACCGACAGGGGCGGGCAGAGCCAGCGCCGGGCTGGGCAGGGCGGAGGCGCCGGGGCTGATACGACCAGGGGTGGCCAGCGGTATGCAGCTCCCCCGCACTCCGAGGAAGTGCCCGTACACCTCGGGCTGCAGGGGCgagagggcggggcggggggccggGGACTGCAGCGAGCCATTGATGTAGGCCACCAGCGACGTGGGAGAGGTGCGGATCACGGAGTTGAAGTCGAGGGCCATGACGTCCGACAGAGGGGACATGGACAGCGCCCTCTTCTTGGAGCGAGCAGAGAGGCGGGGGCTGGGCACCAGGGAACCGCTGGCCGCATCCCCGCTGAAGAGGTAGGAGGGCAGGGAGGCGGAGTTGGAGATGCTGGTGGCCCCGGACCTGCCGCTGTTGGGGCGCGCGCCCGACCGCTCCCCGCCCCCACTCCCCTGGTTGGAGTCCTGCTGGACAGGCAGGGGTGGTAGTACACGGTACCCATAAGGCCATTCCTGCCGACCGCTCTCTGCCAAGCTCAGGGTGGTAGATGCCAGGGACTCCCTGGATAGGACTGACCTGGGGGCCAGAAACGCCAGGGCCATTTTAAATTAGGATGAAATGATGGACCACCAGCGTCCACCTATCAGAAGCCCAACAACTCTTGAAACTGTCTTTAGAAGCAGTGCTGAACACTCACCTCTTAAGACTGTACCTTGGGTCCCCTCTATTGTACATCCCATagcatttttatgtatttttatccagtcaattacatttgtttttttaatggttctgtttttgttatggatgttatttgtttgtatttactGCTTTAATGATGTTAATTTGGTCATCTGGGAATGTTCACAGCCAGGTTCAACCCTGTTTCCCATGAAAAAGCAGACGGACACACTTATGATCTCTTGTGAAATTCACtcaggataagagtgtctgctaaatgaatgcgcAGGGAGGAGGGAAGGAATGTTTAGTGAAAtcattcttcctcttcctcctacTCTGGAGAAGTGGGACGACCTTtatgttcagagacgctctgtGCTTTATAAGACTGGTTACATTTAATTCCAGAAGCCACACTCATTAACTTTCAACATATTTCACATTCCTTTGACATTCCTCAGAGCTCTGACCTGGCTGTGGAACAAAAAGGATTAATATATGACAGACATTAATGTCTTCAACTAATTGAGTCATCATTTGTCTGACCCTTTCCAGGGAAACAGTGCTATGTCAACAAAGTTGTATGTGCAATATAAGCCGGCCCTTGTTAAGGCACTTGACGTTTCAGTGTACAGGTTACTACAGCAAGGTTGACAGTGATATCGGCACTGAGCTTGTATTTCCAGAAATTGGAGCTGATGAATTCAGTATTGACACATGGGCAAAGTCTTGTAAACCACTTCTCAGCTTTGCAAATGGTGGCTGTAGTGCAGTTATCATTGACAACAATGATGGAAGTAGTAATGAGATTCATATTACTGCTAGTTTGGTAATTAATTAACCAACAGCCTAAATGGATTTACTGTTGTCGTTCTAGCGATATTAACAGGTTGTGCCTCTATTAGATAATGTCTTGGCTCTTAAATAAGGGGTGGATGAAACCAAAAAAGTCACTCGTGAGTGGAGATTGGGGCCAATATCTCTAGAATCCAATTTTTGATGTTCTTTATCGTATAAATAAAGAACATTtccacaaagtttgagcaaagtTGGAGTGGTCAACTCCTACACCTCTGATTAAATTTTTACAGAGTGGTCATATTGCTAGAGCACCAGAGCAGCCCTTTCCAGAATCCATAAAGATTAAAATCACATCAAAATTGTTTGTATCTAATGAGTTCTAGTGTATTCCCAACTAACAGAAAAGAGTAACATTGCGAGGACATTTTATGTTAGCTGGGTTGTTTCCTCGGGTATGTCAACACTATCAAAGAGGAAGCTGTAACGTGATGCTGAGGGCGTCGCTTTCTAATGCCAACACCAGCTGCCATGTCAGCACACATCCTTTAAGCATACACCTGTGCTCTCCACATAATACATAATAGGCTCAATTAAACAAGCTGCAAATGTTGCAAACTATTTGTACAAGCCATCAGATGTGATTCATCAGCCTCTCCTCCCATGTTATATAACCAGTATAGCAATATTAGACCTATCCTGAAAGTAGGTATTAATTGAGTATTACACAATCGTTTTATGCCCGAGAAGCAGGCCAGCGCATGGCATCAAAATAGAAAAGCCCAACAATCATCACATTTCTATAATTTTGTCAAACAGGAAATGTGCTCCATAcacaatgttattattattattaaaaggtAGTGAGAAGAAAGACGGTTGATATTACCCTGACCTGGCATTGGTGCAGGGCGGGGCCAGGTCTCCGGTGTGCGCAAGGCAGTATGGGGCTTGGGGACCTGTGACGTTGGCCTGGCCAGGCTGGAGGGGCCCAGTGCTGTGTCCTGCCATGGGGCTGTTGGTCACCATCAGGTTTGCAGCACCCCCATGATGCCCTAACATCCGGTAACAGGGTCCCAGAGAGGGGTTACCTGCAAGGAGGAAGAGCAAAGTAGGTTTAAAATCAGTGAATATGCCGTGATCAACTTCCCTAAAATAGGTAAATGTCAAACAGAAGTGCTGAACAGCAAATGTGCTTCACCTCTAATGTGGTCTGCAGTAGTGCCAGGTGAAATGTTAATGATTAAGACTGCAgtgttgaaatatgaaaaaccACCTTCCCAGTTCCTTTCTTATTAATTTACATCAACCGGGTTAATGTTAAACCTGCAGGGACCATGCCAATTGGCACACTGGTTCTACACTGAGTCTTGCAGACTGACTTTGGAAAAACCCACAACAAGatgaaacacacagtgcatacatCATATAGGTTGGAAGGAAAAAacagatatacagtaaatatacgctcagtgaccacgcaaatgcaagtatttaatcagtccatcatatggcagcaactacatgcataaaagcatgcagacgtggttcagctgtttatcagaccaagtgtcagaatggggaagaaatgtgatctaagggaattttgagtgtctcagagactgctgatcGACTTGGATTTGCATGCAGAACAGTTTCTACAGTCTGCAGAGAATAGAGCGAAAAGccaaaaacagcagcagttcagtccagcagaaacgcgttgttattgagagaggtcagaggagaatggccagactggtcgaagctgacaggaaggtgacagtaacacaagtaaccacacattacagtggtatgcagaagagcatctttgaacacacaaggcaacaaacctctaagtggataggctatagcagcagaagaccagtctAAGTCTAATATAtgcccaataaagtgctcagtgagtgtataatgcaGTTTAAGAGTAAACATCCCAccaatcaaaacactgctttatTACCTCATTCAGTCATATTATGAGCCAATAGAATTTCAACATGGTCTCTAgcttagagcagtggtctccaaccctggtcctggagagctactgggtctgttagtttttgttttcaccttcaaatgaacaccctggtgagaccCAGGTGACCAGGTGAGGTGTTTTAActctgtaatcaactgctctaattgattaattatgcACAGAcaatgaaaaccaacagaccctgtagctctccaggaccagggttggagatcaCTGGCCTAGAGTGCTCACTTTGTCTAGCTACCTCAAAACAATATCACTACTTTTATTTTGGCATATTTTCTGTCTGTGgtgtatattttaattttaaaattaatttaatttaatttttaataacaataattgcaTTGTtgcaattttaaaaacaaagttGAAACAGTAAGAATTGTTGTAAATATCAATGAATGTTTGCCGAAGaagtctaatacctaataaagtgctcattgagtgaaTATGAATCACTATATTCCACACTCTTGAGAGCTTTAATTACACTTACATGAGCATTTAGGCacttacaaaatatttttttattaatattttgcaCAACAATATTTTGTGCAACAGTCACCACACTTTACACACTCCTGTCCTTATTGTTAATTTTGTACAGATTATCATCTGAGATTCTTAATCCCAGTTATGATCATAATGCGTTTGCCGATAATCAAGTTCTAATTATCGGCTAAAGCAGTAagttaaaaacatttaactttGTGACGGGTGGATGACTGGGAAAGGGAGAGTGACATTATTTCACTTAGTAGCAGTTCCCGAACAGTCTGATTTATTGTGAAAGCTAAGCACCCTTTTGGTGAAACAGTTGTCTTTTAACAGATACCAACACAACAAAATATCCCTTTACAGCTGTAAAAGTaaaacacatgaatacacatgAAAACAAATTCACATAAAAAAACCCTGTAATTCTGAGACACTTTCTGCTCTGTTAATTACTGATGAGTTTTTCTCCCCTCTTTTTTTTAGCCTCCATGGCTCATTCTGAACAAGCTTTCTGCTTGGttaaatatcaataaatatgGGGAGAAAGGGCCAGGAGGAGACACGGCAGGAGCTGCCCGAGCCATattgaagtgaagtgaagtaTGAAGGGAGGGTGTGTGAATCAGTGATGCAGTTGGGCAGGAACCATCACCAACCACGGTTTCTACAGCAGAGCTCAGAATGCCCCGGCCTCCCGACAGAACCTCTATAGCAGGGTCCAAGGTActtaccttttttttgttttgtgttacaGTAGATTAAACACTTTTATTGATTCTCAACATTTCCAGGCAACACCTCAAGCAGAGAGAACCGCTTTAAAGCCCCGGAAAGAGGGGCTATGTATTAAAAACGtacataaaagctgagaatgtgcgcTTTAATCACGTgtgaattgttttattacaatgaTGGCCATGGCATGGCCATGGCATGTGGTTAACATAATTTTGGAGCtcatgaaaccattcagtgaccAGTCATAGCATGTGAATGGGGACATAGGTATATCAGAACCACTACTACCATCAGGGCAAAAAGGCTTCACCACTATGAAGGTGATCACTGAAAATTACCTTGATTTTAAGTCAAATTAAAaagattcctgtcagcttgaaccagtctggccattctcctctgacctttctcattaacaaggcgttttcgGTGCTGCCCACAGCAGTTCCTGTGACATTCAAACCACTCccatcaccaacaatcatttcatggtcaaacTCACTTACAgcagatcatatttcttccccattctgatgtttggtcagAACaaatgaacctcttgaccatgtcggtatgcttttatgcattgaataGCATCATAATTGTCCTATAAGACAAATGTATGAACCatctggtgcacaggtctacctaataaagtagtcaCTGAATGGCCGGTATAtataattcacacacacatacagtgtacatataGGATAAAATAATGGAAACACCAAACAATATATGAATATCAAGTAACTAATAAGGAGTAGGGCCACAGCTTCAATCCTTCTTGGAATGCAGTCATACAACTTCTGAACTGTGTGTAATGGGATATAAGACCATTCTTCTCGAAGGATAGCCTCCAGTTCTTTGAGGGAGGAAGTACACCGCTCTCCAAAAAGTCCCATAATGATTCAATGATGATCTGCTGATTGTGGAAGGTCAAGGAAGGCATTTGACTGGAACCTTGTGTTCATGAAACCACTAATttattgtgcagtgtgtatgggaATCTTGGAATATGAGGAACTACAGTTCTGGCAGGCCTGGCATCCCTGCCAAAAATACCAGCTCTGAGAAGCTCACAAAACATATAGTTTTTGTTGAGACTGGGGTTCTGGGGTGGcctgcgtagtggttaaggtatatgactgggacccgcaaggttggtggtttgatccccggtattgccacaaaaagatccacacagctgtttggacccttgagcaaggcccttaaccctgcattgttccaggggaggattgtctcctgttggtctaatcaactgtaagtcacaggttacagtgtcagccaaatgatgtgacatgtaatgtaatgttcatttttttgtttcagcagctgGAGACTTGTGACTACTGCTTCACTTTGTTGGTGCAGTCTGTTCCATGTTTGGCTGGCTGAAGGCTGTCATACTTATAGACATTGCTCCACCTCAGGCACTGACTATTTGTCCTGTTTGAAACTCATGTTGCTTTGGCAACTCAGATATCAAAGTGAAACATACTCCAAATTGCCATTCATTTTCACCTGACCTGTGCAGCTGCCATTGTAATTGTGATTTACTTCTACATGTATGCATATAGTGAGCTCCATATTGTTTGGGTCAAGTCATCTTTttgtcttgatttggctctgtagtccactTTAGATGTGTAACCAAACAATGCCCATGTGAATATAaagacacacaaaaagaaacaataatgcaatgtagccTAGTTGAAAAAGGTATTCGTTATTTAAATACAATTCAATTTGTATTGATTCATAAATACTACAAATATGTGTGCATTCACTTTTTGGAATATACCATGTGAggcccataaaaaataaaaagacatggTATGCTCCAAGGTTGCTAAGCAATAGGCTTACCTTTGACATAACTGCCTGAGAAATGTGACTGGAGCTTCtgagtgggggaggaggagtTGGGAACAGGAAGAGCGGGCGCCTGTTTCCGCGGGAGCGGAGGGACGCTGAGCATGTTCAGGTCCTTTCCGTTGGTCAGCAGTTTCTTCCTAAGGCCCAGGGTAGGGAGCAGGGTGGGGTTCCTATACATCCCGCAGTTGGGCGAGGGCAGAGCTGCGGCGATGGTGGGGCTGGCCGTGGTGCGGTGGGGCGGGGAGCAGTCATGCACCCTGATGGGGGGCACCTCCGGGCCAGAGATCACGCTCAGGGACAGGGGGAGGCTGGACGGGGTCACCCCGTTCATGTCCAGTGCAGCTGCTGCCTTTACTGGGAGGctcctttaaaactgcatcttcTCCCGGTGTCCGTGTGTGTCACACCATCAGTGGCCCGCACACTGGGGCAGACAggatcattacatttactgtaatccagagcaatttacatgttttcactttgaaaTGATACAATCAATTCATTCAGCTAGATATTTACTAAAGCAATGCAAGATAAGTACTGTGGTCAGGGGTATAACACCCCAACCAATGACCAAAcaatgcaacttctgaattacACAGCTACAGCTCCCCAAACACTATACTATACCACTGCATACTTATCAGCTATAATTATCAGCAATAAACCTGTTTCAGGAAGAAtccaataatattcatattataaCCCAAACCAAACAGTATATACACTTGTGGTAGGTGTTTGGCAGGAGATAGGAGAACACAAACTGTGTTTTGAATCACTTATTAAACATTAGGAAGAACTCAAGAATGGGgagggattaaaaaaaaatagaaataaacagataaaacaaaaaatatcattttaatataattagGGTCCACGGCACTCTGCACCCCGCAGTTAAGCTACTTGAGTTAATAGCAAGCTCAATGATGCCCAGCTAATGCAGGCAGTCAGGACAGAAGTCAGTCAGGTGCATATGATTTCTGTAGTTTCTGTATCCATCATGGCCTCATCATAGCTGACAGCAGAAGCTATAAATAAGTGTTATGTGTCACCCTACACAAAGAAAGATAACATCAGCTTGTTCATGGTATTTGTTCTCCAAACAGAAATGTACGAATCATTAACATTAATCAACGCTGGTATTGTTAAAGCAGGCAGTCCTGAATAAACACCatttcagtgttttgttttttgatttaTATAACCAGAACAGGACACtagtttcatattttcatttacatttcatttcattgtctttttttagttataatgttttttattagtTGGAATTCAGAATTTCTCCTCTTTCAACTTGGGAGAGGGTTAGATAAGCACATGCTCCCCCTAAAATTGTCAAGTCACTCCTTTTGACTCTGGAGGAAACTTAATGTGCAGCTTTCCCATGCCGACTGCAGGCGTCTAATTAAGACTGGGGGTCGCTGGTGCTCAGTAAGACTACAGCCAAATAAGCACTGCCCTGCCACAGCCTGCACTGGCACAGATGGGTCTGTTTTGGTCTGTCTGCATGCAGGAACAGTACCTCCACTGCTCCTAGACTGTGGGGGCCATCcatacactggaacagtgccttaacagataccagaccatggggcccacccacacactggaacagtgcctcaacagataccagaccatggctCCTATCCACATCCTGGGACAGTGCCTCAACAGGTACCAGACCATGGGTCCTATCCACAAACTGCAACAGTGCCTCAACATATACCAGACCAAGGctcccatccacacactggaacagtgcctcaacagataccagaccatgggtcctatccacacactggaacagtgcctc from Conger conger chromosome 12, fConCon1.1, whole genome shotgun sequence includes the following:
- the glis3 gene encoding zinc finger protein GLIS3, with translation MNGVTPSSLPLSLSVISGPEVPPIRVHDCSPPHRTTASPTIAAALPSPNCGMYRNPTLLPTLGLRKKLLTNGKDLNMLSVPPLPRKQAPALPVPNSSSPTQKLQSHFSGSYVKGNPSLGPCYRMLGHHGGAANLMVTNSPMAGHSTGPLQPGQANVTGPQAPYCLAHTGDLAPPCTNARSVLSRESLASTTLSLAESGRQEWPYGYRVLPPLPVQQDSNQGSGGGERSGARPNSGRSGATSISNSASLPSYLFSGDAASGSLVPSPRLSARSKKRALSMSPLSDVMALDFNSVIRTSPTSLVAYINGSLQSPAPRPALSPLQPEVYGHFLGVRGSCIPLATPGRISPGASALPSPALALPAPVGDCLRMQRLELRGALESRAQLVNMMVQHQHCSLPSSSTEQKNTPAEAFPAALPHRQQELPISRIPTPTPSPPLGPPPPYHSHQHLHRPQNSFLEHCQMPSSDLLLPPGLASDLHSLPPCPPLEEEPEGEPEDASRGHCCRWMDCSAAYDQQEALVRHIEKLHIDQRKGEDFTCLWAGCPRRHKPFNARYKLLIHMRVHSGEKPNKCTFDGCRKAFSRLENLKIHFRSHTGEKPYLCQHPGCNKAFSNSSDRAKHQRTHLDTKPYTCQIPGCAKRYTDPSSLRKHVKAHSSRELQTRKKLRSSSEVEQDALTDCLTIQPLQLNTSPQDTGVSLLDHSPGPAHDMYTSFSPQAQTVCPLPYSAAATPEKPSPSCDMRFPSVQDAPPPVPSQHGLDAFRNTLTGIAVYDLQGGYQDFWGYPMQGVTDDSSFLQVTALDRCPSQLSSIYTEG